The DNA window GAAAAAGTCACCTTAGGAGTTATGTTTGGGTTAGCCATAGGTAAATTTATTGGGATTAGCCTTTCTAGCTGGATTACCGTTCACTTAGGATGGGGAAGATTGCCCTCTGGAGTGGCTTGGCAGCATTTTTTTGGGATGTCATGGCTTGGAGGTATTGGCTTTACCATGTCTTTATTCATTAGCCAACTCTCTTTTACGGATATAAACCATATAGAGCAGGCGAAACTAGGTATTTTTCTTGCCTCTTTCCTTTCTGCCATCATAGGATTAGGCTGGCTTTATCAAGTTTCTCGTAAATCTTAGGATTTAAGATTCATTATGGCAGATATTCATTATCATATTTACCCCAAAAATCCCCAAGCCCATTTATTTGAAATTACCTTAACTATTTTAAATCCTAATCCTAAAGGGCAAAAGTTATTACTACCTGCCTGGATTCCGGGAAGTTATTTGATCCGAGATTTTGCAAAGCATGTAATACAGCTTAAAGCAGAATCTCGGGGGCAACTTATAGCCATAGAAAAAATAGATAAATCCACTTGGCAATGCGTTCCAGTAGCCCAATCTCTTAAAATCATCTACGAGGTCTATGCTTGGGATGACTCAGTGCGTACCGCTTATTTAGATACTTTTCGAGGGTTTTTTAATGGGAGTAGCGTATTTCTTAAAGTCATCGGGCAAGAAAACCAACCCTGTGAAATTACCATTTCACCCCCTATAGGAAAAGCTTATGAACATTGGAAAGTAGCCACTGCTTTTCAAGCTGCAGGAGCAAAGCCTTATAGTTTTGGAAATTATCAGGCAGATAATTATGAAGAGTTGATTGATCATCCAGTGGAAATGGGGCAATTTAGTTTGGCTACCTTTTATGCCTGTAATGTACCCCATGATGTTGTGATTTCAGGATATCATCGGACCGATATGGATCGGTTATGTAAAGATCTAAAAGTTTTATGTGAACACCATATTCGATTCTTCGGTGAACCGGCTCCTATGAAACGCTATGTCTTTCTAATTAAAGCAACCGGTGATGGTTATGGGGGATTGGAACATCGAGCTTCATCAGCATTAATTTGCAATCGGGATCATCTTCCCCAGATAGCCAGTCCTTTGAATAAAGAAGGCTATCGTACCTTTCTGGGTCTGTGTAGCCATGAGTATTTCCATACTTGGCAGGTAAAGCGAATTAAACCTATGGTATTTATTCCCTATGATTTAACCAAGGAAAACTATACCCGCCTACTTTGGGTATTTGAAGGAATCACTTCTTATTATGATGATCTTGCCTTAGTGCGTACAGGGTTAATTAGTTCAGAGAGCTATTTGTTTTTACTTTCCCATACCATTACTAGAGTATTGCAAGGATCAGGGAGATTAAAGCAAAGTTTAGCCGATTCTAGCTTTGATGCATGGACCAAGTTTTATCAGCAAGATGCGAATGCTCCCAATGCGATTGTCAGTTACTATGCAAAAGGATCTTTAGTTGCTTTAGCCTTAGATTTAACTTTAAGGCAAAAAACTCATGGGAAATGCTCCTTAGATGATGTGATGAAAATACTTTGGCAATCTTATGGTAAGCAAGGCCAAGGTTTATTGGAACATGAAATAGAACAACTCGTTCAAGAAATGTCTGGCTTAGATCTAACCGCATTTTTTGATCATGCTTTGCGAGGCACCGCAGATCTAGAGTTAGAATCTTTATTTCAATGGGTAGGCATTCACTACCAATTATATTATTCAAACAAAAAAGAGGAGCAACCTCAAGCAACGCTAGGAGTAAAACTAACGCCAAAAATATTAGAGGCAAAAGTTAGCCAGGTTTTTGATCATGGTACAGCGCAACTTGGAGGCATTGCAGCAGGAGATATCATTATTGCAATAGATGGCATTAAAGCCACGGCAGAGAATTTAGAAAATTTAATTGCTGCCTATCCTGTAGACACAACGATCACGCTTCATGCTTTTCGGGCAGATATCTTACATTCATTTCAAGTCATTCTAAAACCTGTTCTTAAAAATATCTGTCTTTTAAGTTTTAATGAACAGGCTTCTTCAGAGGCAATTATTACAAGAAAATCTTGGCTTAATTAAATTCTTAAACTATGTTTGTGGAGGGAGGATATTTTCAAAGAATTCCAAGACTATAAAAGATCTTTCTAAGATCGCATAAGAGGGAAAAACTATCATATTCTAAGTGCTTGTACTTAATGATTTATACAATCAATCATGAGAGGCATTTACTTTATGCATACATACATTAATTGTGCTGTGGTGAAACGCCAACTTAAACCAGCCCTAGCTGGCACTGCACTACTCACTCTAATTGCTTTGGCTACCCCAGTCTTGGCAGCTCCTATTACCTCCACCTTCAACTACACGGGAAGTGCCCAGACCTTTATAGCTCCCACAGCAGGTACCTACCAAATTATTGCTTATGGGGCGGCAGGTGGCTTTGATAACAGCGACAGCAACGGCGGTCTAGGTGGCGAGATAGGGGGAGGATTTTTTTCTTTCAGTGGGTGAGCTGCTCACTATCGATGTAGGGGGAGTAGGTGGTCCCGATAACAGAAGCAGCAGCAGTGAAAGCAGCGGTGGCAACGGCGGTGGTGGCAGAAGTGGCTTAGGCATACCAAGCGACGGCGGCACTTCTTTTCTAGCAACCAGTGCAACCAACATGATAGAACAGGCTGGTATTCAATCAGGCGATGGCTTAGTCACCATCACTTTCCTATCGCCTTCAGAAAGTGTCCCGGAACCTTACACTTTAAGTTTATTTGGGTTGGGATTACTTTTACTCGGGATTCGGATGAGATCATTGAGCTAAATAGGTTCTCTTTTGTTAGGGTGCACTTATAAGTGCACCCTAACAAAAACTCTTTAATATCTAATAATGAAGTAAAGAATGCACTGGGTATTCTTTAAGAATTTCTTTTCCATTTAAGAAATCTAATTCTACGATGAAAAAGCAGGCAGCTATGGTAGCTCCTAGCTGCTTAATTAGATCGCATGCCGCTTTAGCCGATCCCCCGGTGGCTAATAAATCATCTACCAATAAAACGTTATCTTTTGAGCTAAGGGCATCTTCATGGATTTCTAAAGCTGCAGTGCTGTATTCTGTTGTATAGGAAATTTCTCGTACTTTATAGGGAAGTTTGCCGGGCTTACGTAGAGGAATAAAGCTAACCCCTAACTCCCAAGCCATTAAAGATCCAAAAATAAATCCTCGAGCTTCGATTCCTGCAACCGCAGTAATATTTTGCCTTGAGAATAGGTTTAATCCATGACCTATAATGAACTTTAGTGCATCTGGGTCTTTAACAAGTGGGGTAATATCCTTAAATAAAATGCCGGGTTTGGGAAAATCTGGAATATCACGCACAATCCCTTTAAGTTGATCTATGTCCATAAATGTTTCTATGATTAAATATTATTAGTCGCTATCAATTATCCTGTTGAGTATACAAGACTAATTTCTAATTTTTACACTATGGTAAATACTTTTTTTAGATTTTTTTACGTTTTTTTAATTATATGTATTGTCAGTGGATGTGCGTCTCATAAAAAAAATGTTGCAAAACAGGGATTGTATACCCTAGAAGTAGAGCGGGTGATTGAACAGCCCTCTGGTGAGGCAAGGGAGCGGATTTTAGAGATAAAACCTTTTCGAATAAGTCCTCGTTATCAAGATATTACCCTAACTTACCAGAAGAATAATTCTTGGTTTCAGACAGAGCGGAACCAAGCATTTATTCAGCCCCCAGAGATTTTGATTACAGATCAGGTCAGTCGATATTTAAGCCATACAGGGCTTTTTAATACTGCTATTCAAGGCAAAACTAAACTTAAAGTTACCCAAACTTTAGAAGGGGCAATTACGGCTTTATATGGGGATTTTGATAGCCCTAAGGGACCTTTAGCCATTATGGAAATCCAGTTTTTTCTCCTTGAACCATCTCCTGAAGATTATTCGATTGAAGATCTTATGCAAATTCAGAACGAAAAAAAGAAGAAGAAAAAATCAGTACAAGATAATCCTTTAAAAATTGTATTACAAACAGGTTTTAGAATCGAAACGGAAATTGTAAAACCTACTCCAGAATCTTTAGTGCAAGGATGGAATAATGGATTAGAGAGTATTTTGCAAAATTTTGAGAGTGATTTAAAAAAATTTTTTAAAGAGAGAAATTCATCTGAGTATCCAGATGAGTAAATTTCACTATTTATATCACTCATTCCCCTATTTTAGGCAATTGGATAATCTCGATATATAATAACTGTCTTAGCCTACCTAAATAAACTCATAGATAGAAGGAATATTAAATCGTTATGGATGATATTGCCCTAGAAGTTCTTCCCGTTAATATCGAAGATGAGATGAAACAATCTTATCTCGATTACGCTATGAGCGTAATTGTGGGTAGAGCATTACCGGATGTACGAGATGGGCTAAAACCTGTGCATAGACGGGTGTTATATGCGATGGAGCAACTCCATAATGATTGGAATAAACCCTACAAAAAATCAGCAAGAATTGTGGGAGATGTGATCGGTAAATATCATCCTCATGGAGATACTTCAGTTTATGATGCGATTGTAAGAATGGCACAGCCTTTTGCAATGCGCTATCCGTTGATAGATGGTCAAGGAAATTTTGGCTCTGTCGATGGCGATCCTCCTGCAGCGATGCGTTATACCGAAATTCGCATGGCAAAAATTTCCCATGAGTTACTTGCTGATCTCCATAAAGAAACGGTAGATTTTGTCCCAAATTATGATGAAGTAGAACAAGAGCCTGTTGTTTTACCTACGAAAACACCTAACTTACTAGCTAATGGATCCTCTGGGATTGCGGTAGGGATGGCCACTAATATTCCACCTCATAATCTTGGAGAAGTGCTTAATGCGTGTATTGCACTAATCGATGATCCTGATCTAGGAGTGGATGAATTAATTAAGTATATTCCGGGACCAGATTTTCCCACCTCTGGAATTATTAATGGTATCGATGGGATCTTAAGTGCTTATCGTACAGGTCGAGGGCGAGTTTTCATTCGAGCACGTACTTATATAGAAAATAATGAAAAGAGTGCTAAACAAAGTATTATTGTTACTGAGTTACCTTATACCGTAAATAAAGCTCGTCTGCTTGAGAAAATTGGTAGCCTTGTTAAAGAGAAAAAGATTGAAGGTATTGTAGGTCTTCGAGATGAGTCTGATAAGGAAGGAATGCGGATGGTCATCGAAGTGCGCAGAGGGGATATACCTGAGGTGATACTTAATCAGCTTTATATTCATACCCAGCTACAGACTGTATTTGGAATTAACATGGTTGCCCTTGTGAAGGGACAACCGCAGGTATTAAATCTAAAGCAAGTACTGACCTATTTTATTGAGCATCGTCAAGAGGTAGTAACACGGCGCACTATTTTTGACTTAAGAAAAGCAAGGGAGCGGGCTCATATTTTAGAGGGATTAGCTTTAGCATTGACCAATATTGATCCTATTATCGCTTTGATTAAGGCTTCACCTAATTCAGCAGCAGCTAAGGAAGCACTTTTATCCCAATCTTGGTCATTAGGTTTTGTAGCAGATATGTTACAACGGATGGGTAGTGATATTTCTAGACCAGAAAATTTGGATAAAAATTATGGAGTTATAGAAAATAACTACTATTTATCCCCCATTCAAGCACAAGCAATACTAGATATGCGTCTTCATCGATTAACAGGATTAGAGCAAGATAAAATTATTGATGAATATGTACAAATCATTGCTTTAATTCAATCGTTATTAGAGATTCTCTCTAACCCTAATCGACTGATGGCAGTGATTAGAGAAGAATTAACAGAAATAAAAAGCCAATATATTAGTCCTCGTCGTACTGAAATTAGAGATGAGCGCGTTAATGTTGCCATTGAGGATTTAATTCAAGAAGAAAGTGTAGTGGTTACTTTATCTCATGGTGGTTATATAAAATCTCAGAGCTTAGATACTTATCGTGCTCAAAAACGAGGTGGTAAGGGTAAAGCGGCAACCACCATGAAAGAAGAGGATTTTATTGATAAACTCTTTATTGGTAATACCCATGATACGCTATTATGTTTTTCAAGCCGAGGTAAAGTATATTGGAAAAAGGTTCATGAACTTCCTCAAGGAGGAAGAACTACTCGTGGAAAACCTATCGTTAATCTACTTCCTTTAGATTCTGATGAGAAAATCAATGCAATTCTTGCAACACGGGAATTTGATGAGGGTAGGTATATTTTTATGGCAACTGCTTCAGGGGTTGTGAAAAAAACATCGCTACTAGAATTTTCTAGACCTCGTGCTAATGGCATTATTGCTCTAGATTTAGATGAAGAGGATTATTTGATTAATGCAGTGCTTACCGATGGTCAGCAGGAAATTATGTTATTTAGTTCTGAAGGTAAAGTCATTCGGTTTTCAGAACAAGAAGTGAGATCTATGGGGAGAACAGCACGAGGTGTAAAAGGAATTGACCTTAATACAAGTGGCCGAGTAATTGCCCTAGTAATTGCAGAAGGTGGTGCTATCTTAACTACAACAGAGCTAGGTTATGGGAAATGCACACCGATTACTCAATACCGCCTTCAAGGGCGGGGGGGGAAAGGAATTATTTCTATTCGTACTACCCCTAAGAATGGTCAAGTGATTGGGGCTACTCAAGTGGAAAGAGAAGATGATATTGTATTAATTACAAATAATGGTACCTTAATTCGCAGTCCTGTAGAAGGCGTTCCCCTGATGGGACGAAATACTCAAGGGGTTAAATTAATTAATCTTTTGAGTGGTGATCGTTTAGTGGGTATTGATCGAATTGTTGAAGAAAGTGAATCTACATAATAAATTAAAATTATTGAGGAATTAGAGGCAATGGCACGTATCTATAATTTTAGTCCTGGTCCAGCAATGCTTCCCAGTGAGGTCATGGAGCAAGCAAGGGATGAGATACTTAACTGGCATAATACGGGAATGTCAGTCATGGAAATGTCTCATCGAGGCAAGCAATATACAGAGATTGCTGAAGAATCTGAAGCAGATTTTAGAGAGTTACTGTCAATCCCGAGTAACTACAAAGTATTATTTTTACAAGGAGGTGCTGCAACTCAATTTGCTATGGTACCTATGAATTTATTACGTGGTAAGAAAAAAGCAGATTATCTATGCACAGGACACTGGTCCGAAAAAGCGATAGAAGAAGGACAAAAATTCTGTGAAGTAAATGTCGTTGCAAATACTAAGAGTACTAAATTTACTCATATTCCTGCTCAACAAGACTGGAATTTAAATTCAGAGGCAGCCTACTTCCATTACACTCCTAATGAAACTATTGCTGGAGTAGAGTTTCACTGGATTCCAGAAATAGGTAATGTACCTCTTGCGGTGGATATGTCTTCTACTCTGTTATCTCGACCTATCGATGTTAGCAAATTTGGTGTGATTTATGCGGGAGCACAAAAGAATATTGGCTGTGCAGGATTAACAATCATTATCGTCCGAGAAGATTTGATAGGTCAAACACTATCTGGAACACCTACTATGTTTGACTATCAAATCCACGCTAAAAATAATTCTATGTACAATACCCCATCTACTTATCCATGGTATATCTCTAGTCTAGTATTTAAGTGGTTGAAGAAAAAAGGCGGGCTTGCGGCTATGGCAGAAATAAATCATAAAAAAGCAGAGACTCTCTATGGATTTGTTGATAATAGTAGTTTTTACACTAACCCAGTAGATCCAACATGCCGCTCTTGGATGAATGTACCTTTTATCTTAGCTAATTCTAATTTAGATGAGCAATTTCTTAATCAAGCTAAACAAGCAGGATTAGCAAATTTAAAAGGACATCGATCTGTTGGTGGAATGAGGGCAAGTATTTATAACGCAATGCCTCAAGAAGGTATCAACGCTTTAGTGGATTTTATGAAAGAATTTGAGCGTACCAAAGGATAGTTAATTATCAATCATCTTAGCACTATAACCATATAGTAGAGTGGGAGTATTTTATGTATAAGATTCAAGTATTAAATAATATTTCTGAAAAAGGGTTAGAACGACTCTCTAAAGATCACTATGAAATAGTTTCAGAATCAAAACACCCAGATGCTATTCTTTTACGCTCTTATAATATGCATGATATGGCTATTCCCTCTACGCTAAAAGCGGTAGGTCGTGCAGGGGCAGGTACTAATAATATTCCAGTATCTAAATTAAGCAAGCAAGGCATTGCTGTATTTAATACGCCTGGAGCAAATGCTAATGCAGTGAAAGAATTAGTGCTTGCAGGATTATTTTTATCTGCAAGAAATATTTGTCAAGCATGGCAAGCAGCTGCTGCTTTA is part of the Candidatus Nitrosacidococcus sp. I8 genome and encodes:
- a CDS encoding M61 family metallopeptidase; the protein is MADIHYHIYPKNPQAHLFEITLTILNPNPKGQKLLLPAWIPGSYLIRDFAKHVIQLKAESRGQLIAIEKIDKSTWQCVPVAQSLKIIYEVYAWDDSVRTAYLDTFRGFFNGSSVFLKVIGQENQPCEITISPPIGKAYEHWKVATAFQAAGAKPYSFGNYQADNYEELIDHPVEMGQFSLATFYACNVPHDVVISGYHRTDMDRLCKDLKVLCEHHIRFFGEPAPMKRYVFLIKATGDGYGGLEHRASSALICNRDHLPQIASPLNKEGYRTFLGLCSHEYFHTWQVKRIKPMVFIPYDLTKENYTRLLWVFEGITSYYDDLALVRTGLISSESYLFLLSHTITRVLQGSGRLKQSLADSSFDAWTKFYQQDANAPNAIVSYYAKGSLVALALDLTLRQKTHGKCSLDDVMKILWQSYGKQGQGLLEHEIEQLVQEMSGLDLTAFFDHALRGTADLELESLFQWVGIHYQLYYSNKKEEQPQATLGVKLTPKILEAKVSQVFDHGTAQLGGIAAGDIIIAIDGIKATAENLENLIAAYPVDTTITLHAFRADILHSFQVILKPVLKNICLLSFNEQASSEAIITRKSWLN
- a CDS encoding PEP-CTERM sorting domain-containing protein, which codes for MIEQAGIQSGDGLVTITFLSPSESVPEPYTLSLFGLGLLLLGIRMRSLS
- a CDS encoding adenine phosphoribosyltransferase, with the translated sequence MDIDQLKGIVRDIPDFPKPGILFKDITPLVKDPDALKFIIGHGLNLFSRQNITAVAGIEARGFIFGSLMAWELGVSFIPLRKPGKLPYKVREISYTTEYSTAALEIHEDALSSKDNVLLVDDLLATGGSAKAACDLIKQLGATIAACFFIVELDFLNGKEILKEYPVHSLLHY
- the gyrA gene encoding DNA gyrase subunit A, whose translation is MDDIALEVLPVNIEDEMKQSYLDYAMSVIVGRALPDVRDGLKPVHRRVLYAMEQLHNDWNKPYKKSARIVGDVIGKYHPHGDTSVYDAIVRMAQPFAMRYPLIDGQGNFGSVDGDPPAAMRYTEIRMAKISHELLADLHKETVDFVPNYDEVEQEPVVLPTKTPNLLANGSSGIAVGMATNIPPHNLGEVLNACIALIDDPDLGVDELIKYIPGPDFPTSGIINGIDGILSAYRTGRGRVFIRARTYIENNEKSAKQSIIVTELPYTVNKARLLEKIGSLVKEKKIEGIVGLRDESDKEGMRMVIEVRRGDIPEVILNQLYIHTQLQTVFGINMVALVKGQPQVLNLKQVLTYFIEHRQEVVTRRTIFDLRKARERAHILEGLALALTNIDPIIALIKASPNSAAAKEALLSQSWSLGFVADMLQRMGSDISRPENLDKNYGVIENNYYLSPIQAQAILDMRLHRLTGLEQDKIIDEYVQIIALIQSLLEILSNPNRLMAVIREELTEIKSQYISPRRTEIRDERVNVAIEDLIQEESVVVTLSHGGYIKSQSLDTYRAQKRGGKGKAATTMKEEDFIDKLFIGNTHDTLLCFSSRGKVYWKKVHELPQGGRTTRGKPIVNLLPLDSDEKINAILATREFDEGRYIFMATASGVVKKTSLLEFSRPRANGIIALDLDEEDYLINAVLTDGQQEIMLFSSEGKVIRFSEQEVRSMGRTARGVKGIDLNTSGRVIALVIAEGGAILTTTELGYGKCTPITQYRLQGRGGKGIISIRTTPKNGQVIGATQVEREDDIVLITNNGTLIRSPVEGVPLMGRNTQGVKLINLLSGDRLVGIDRIVEESEST
- the serC gene encoding 3-phosphoserine/phosphohydroxythreonine transaminase: MARIYNFSPGPAMLPSEVMEQARDEILNWHNTGMSVMEMSHRGKQYTEIAEESEADFRELLSIPSNYKVLFLQGGAATQFAMVPMNLLRGKKKADYLCTGHWSEKAIEEGQKFCEVNVVANTKSTKFTHIPAQQDWNLNSEAAYFHYTPNETIAGVEFHWIPEIGNVPLAVDMSSTLLSRPIDVSKFGVIYAGAQKNIGCAGLTIIIVREDLIGQTLSGTPTMFDYQIHAKNNSMYNTPSTYPWYISSLVFKWLKKKGGLAAMAEINHKKAETLYGFVDNSSFYTNPVDPTCRSWMNVPFILANSNLDEQFLNQAKQAGLANLKGHRSVGGMRASIYNAMPQEGINALVDFMKEFERTKG